One stretch of Clavibacter michiganensis DNA includes these proteins:
- a CDS encoding ArsR/SmtB family transcription factor, with protein MPRFRPDADDDAVEVFKVLANPVRLRIMRWLRDPEGEFADYAPIADRREHGVCVTHIQLKSGLAQSTVSSYMAALEGAGLVTSSRIGKYTHYRRDEERIAELVGGLGDVI; from the coding sequence GTGCCCCGCTTCCGACCCGACGCCGACGACGACGCCGTCGAGGTGTTCAAGGTCCTCGCGAACCCCGTGCGGCTGCGCATCATGCGGTGGCTGCGCGATCCCGAGGGCGAGTTCGCCGACTACGCGCCGATCGCCGACCGGCGCGAGCACGGCGTCTGCGTCACCCACATCCAGCTCAAGTCGGGCCTTGCGCAGTCGACGGTCTCCTCCTACATGGCGGCGCTCGAGGGCGCGGGGCTCGTGACCTCGAGCCGGATCGGCAAGTACACGCACTACCGGCGGGACGAGGAGAGGATCGCCGAGCTCGTGGGCGGGCTGGGCGACGTCATCTGA
- a CDS encoding NAD(P)H-dependent oxidoreductase, translating into MTTRDSPRTALIVHAHPEPLSFATAQMREAERALASRGCAVTVVDLHEAGWDPVLARAQFPDAEGRFKPQAEQMAAVRDGRLDPAVAGQLDALLAADLLVLSFPLWWFSVPAILKGWLDRVLVMGAVFGGDHGLFDEAALVGRRAVLLITTGGSPGSFGPGSRFGDLDALLFPIHHGTLRFVGYDVLEPVVTYGPAHLDDAARATALHEVHAAFDSIAARRVLQLTT; encoded by the coding sequence ATGACGACACGCGACAGCCCCCGCACCGCCCTGATCGTGCACGCGCACCCCGAGCCCCTGTCGTTCGCGACGGCGCAGATGCGGGAGGCGGAACGCGCCCTCGCCTCCCGGGGCTGCGCGGTCACGGTCGTCGACCTGCACGAGGCCGGCTGGGATCCGGTGCTCGCGCGGGCCCAGTTCCCCGACGCCGAGGGGCGCTTCAAGCCGCAGGCCGAGCAGATGGCCGCCGTCCGCGACGGGCGGCTCGATCCCGCGGTCGCCGGGCAGCTCGACGCGCTCCTCGCGGCCGACCTGCTCGTGCTGTCGTTCCCGCTCTGGTGGTTCTCCGTCCCGGCGATCCTCAAGGGCTGGCTCGACCGGGTCCTCGTCATGGGCGCGGTCTTCGGCGGCGACCACGGGCTGTTCGACGAGGCCGCCCTCGTCGGTCGACGCGCCGTGCTCCTCATCACGACGGGAGGCTCACCCGGGTCGTTCGGCCCCGGATCGCGGTTCGGCGACCTCGACGCGCTGCTGTTCCCGATCCACCACGGCACCCTGCGCTTCGTGGGATACGACGTCCTCGAGCCCGTCGTGACGTACGGCCCGGCGCACCTCGATGACGCCGCGCGGGCGACCGCGCTGCACGAGGTGCATGCGGCGTTCGACTCGATCGCGGCCCGGCGGGTCCTGCAGCTGACGACCTGA
- a CDS encoding LCP family protein, translating to MRTAVKALGAVTAVVIASTRSVAAFAAWDLARTVEANSVDIDDGQAPPPSIGGIDGGANVLLVGSDSRKDQGDGYGDLRKVGGADNNDVTMLLHLSEDHTRATVVSFPRDMLIDRPACPRSSTSPGGSAESGAPINSALSNGGLDCVVRTVESITGLEIPHGGVVQFTGVVAMSNAVGGVTVCLVNPIEDRKTDLDLGAGPQPLQGETAVQFLRTRYGIGDNSDIDRISNQQVFLSALVLTITSTDTLTNPAKLYGIARAAVENMSLSTSLDDPTAIASLALTLTGIPLDRFVFVQYPSTRLESGRVAQDVQGGTQMMQLIADDADFSLAPDSTGAGVEAPPADAAPADPGTPTADPSPVAVLPSNATGQTAAAETCSNAR from the coding sequence GTGCGCACCGCGGTGAAGGCGCTGGGCGCGGTGACGGCCGTGGTGATCGCGAGCACCCGATCCGTCGCGGCGTTCGCCGCGTGGGACCTCGCGCGCACCGTCGAGGCGAACTCGGTCGACATCGACGACGGGCAGGCGCCGCCCCCGTCCATCGGCGGGATCGACGGGGGCGCGAACGTCCTGCTGGTCGGCAGCGACAGCCGGAAGGACCAGGGCGACGGGTACGGCGACCTGCGGAAGGTGGGTGGCGCGGACAACAACGACGTGACGATGCTCCTGCACCTCAGCGAGGACCACACGCGCGCCACGGTCGTGTCGTTCCCGCGCGACATGCTGATCGACCGGCCGGCGTGCCCCCGGTCCAGCACCTCACCGGGGGGATCCGCCGAGAGCGGCGCCCCGATCAACTCGGCGCTCTCGAACGGCGGGCTGGACTGCGTCGTGCGCACGGTGGAGTCCATCACGGGCCTCGAGATCCCCCACGGTGGCGTCGTCCAGTTCACCGGGGTCGTCGCCATGTCGAACGCGGTGGGCGGCGTCACCGTGTGCCTGGTCAACCCGATCGAGGACAGGAAGACCGACCTGGACCTCGGCGCCGGCCCGCAGCCGCTCCAGGGCGAGACCGCCGTGCAGTTCCTCCGCACCCGCTACGGCATCGGCGACAACAGCGACATCGACCGGATCAGCAACCAGCAGGTGTTCCTCAGCGCCCTCGTCCTCACGATCACGAGCACCGACACCTTGACGAACCCCGCGAAGCTCTACGGCATCGCCCGCGCGGCCGTCGAGAACATGAGCCTGTCGACGTCCCTGGACGACCCGACCGCGATCGCGTCCCTCGCGCTGACGCTGACGGGGATCCCGCTCGACAGGTTCGTGTTCGTGCAGTACCCGAGCACCCGGCTCGAGAGCGGCCGGGTCGCCCAGGACGTGCAGGGCGGGACGCAGATGATGCAGCTCATCGCCGACGACGCGGACTTCTCGCTCGCGCCCGACAGCACGGGCGCGGGTGTCGAGGCCCCGCCCGCGGATGCGGCGCCGGCGGATCCCGGGACCCCGACCGCGGATCCGTCGCCCGTAGCCGTGCTGCCCTCGAACGCGACGGGGCAGACGGCCGCGGCCGAGACCTGCTCCAACGCGCGGTAG